In Myxocyprinus asiaticus isolate MX2 ecotype Aquarium Trade chromosome 8, UBuf_Myxa_2, whole genome shotgun sequence, a single genomic region encodes these proteins:
- the tmod1 gene encoding LOW QUALITY PROTEIN: tropomodulin-1 (The sequence of the model RefSeq protein was modified relative to this genomic sequence to represent the inferred CDS: deleted 1 base in 1 codon) → MFRKEMEKYRDVDEDELLQELSEEELRRLEDELEELDPDNALLPAGFRQRDHTKKAPTGTFRRDNLIAHLEKQAKEHPDQDDLVPYTGEKRGKVWVPKTKVVDPILEDVTLEPELEEALSSATDAELCDIAAILGMHTLMSNQQYYEALASSTIVNKQGLNSVIQCTQYKAVPDEQPNDTDVEETLQRIKSNDPDLLEVNLNNIKNIPIPTLKAYAEALKENRVVERLSVVGTRSNDPVAYALADMLKVNTTLKSLNVESNFITGAGILALVESLKSNTTLQELKIDNQSQPLGNKVEMEIANILEKNTTLLKFGYHFTQQGPRLRGSNAMINNNDLARLVRSDTDGAITFTLSVPELERAFCKKFKFSSKPNKKEKA, encoded by the exons ATGTTCCGTAAGGAGATGGAGAAGTACCGGGACGTGGATGAGGATGAGTTACTGCAGGAACTTAGTGAGGAAGAGCTTAGGAGACTTGAAGATGAACTTGAAGAGCTCGATCCTGAT AATGCCCTGTTGCCAGCAGGATTCAGACAGAGGGATCATACCAAGAAAGCTCCAACTGGAACGTTCCGGAGAGATAACCTGATAGCTCACCTTGAGAAACAGGCGAAGGAACATCCAGACCAGGATGATCTTGTTCCCTACACTGGTGAGAAGAGAG GAAAGGTTTGGGTACCTAAAACAAAAGTTGTTGATCCTATCCTGGAAGACGTCACTCTGGAGCCTGAACTAGAGGAGGCATTATCTAGTGCCACTGATGCAGAACTGTGCGATATAGCTG CTATTTTAGGCATGCACACGCTGATGAGTAATCAACAGTATTACGAAGCATTGGCCAGCAGTACTATCGTCAACAAACAGGGCTTAAACA GTGTAATCCAGTGTACTCAGTATAAGGCAGTGCCAGATGAGCAACCCAATGACACAGATGTAGAAGAAACACTGCAAAGGATCAAGAGCAATGATCCTGATCTGCTTGAAGTTAACCTAAACAACATCAAG AATATTCCAATCCCAACTTTGAAAGCATATGCTGAAGCGCTTAAGGAGAACAGAGTCGTGGAACGCTTGAGCGTAGTCGGCACCAGAAGTAATGATCCTGTAGCCTAT GCTCTAGCAGACATGCTGAAAGTGAACACCACTCTGAAGAGTCTAAATGTGGAGTCAAACTTCATTACTGGAGCTGGAATTCTGGCACTT GTGGAATCCTTAAAGAGCAACACTACACTACAGGAACTCAAGATCGACAACCAG AGTCAACCTCTGGGTAATAAGGTGGAAATGGAGATAGCTAACATTTTGGAGAAGAACACTACTCTGCTGAAGTTTGGGTACCACTTCACACAGCAGGGCCCACGTTTGAGAGGATCTAATGCTATGATAAACAACAACGACCTTG CGCGTTTAGTTCGGTCGGACACAGATGGTGCAATCACATTCACTCTGTCAGTCCCTGAGTTGGAAAGAGCCTTCTGTAAAAAGTTCAAGTTTTCATCAAAACCCAA tAAGAAAGAGAAGGCTTGA